The window CAGAACAACTTCTATACCAAAAACCAACGAGTACGGTGTTGATTGAGTTGGCGTTCGATACGTTGTCCAGTATGCCCATAAAACTTCAGGAAGCCTTTTGTCCCAATCCCTTTGACTTTTTGAAACTGCTTTCTTCAATAATTTAGATAATGTTTTGTTGAATACTTCTGCGAGACCATTTGCTCTAGCATTATAGATTAAGGAatacctccaatctattttgtgatgctgagcaaaccttccaaccttgaaGCTTTTGAATGCTCGCTCGTTGTCAGAGATGATTCTTCGAGgcattccaaatttatatagcacatggtctttaaagaatttgatgatgttttctgCCTTTACTTGCTTTAAAGGAATGGTTTCCGCCCATCATTAAAAATAGTCAGTGGCAACTAATATAAAACGATGTCCTCTTGATGATGGAGGCTCAATAGGACCTATGACATTAGTCCCCCACATctcgaaaggccatgaagagattgTAGTGTGTAAAGGATTAGGATGTTGATGAATGAAATCCCCATGAGCTTGGCATAATTTGCACCATCTTGCATACTGTAGGCAATCATTGATCATGCTTGCCCAATAATACCCAATATGTTTGATCTTCAACCGCATCTTGGGTCCTGATTGGTGAGCTTCGCAGATACCAGAATGAACTTCATTCATAACTTCTTTAGACTCCTCCTTCAAGAGACATCTTAATAAgagttgatcatatgacctTCGATAGAGAGCATTGTTAACAAGGGTAAACTTCATCGCCCTTTTCTTTAACTGCATCACCAGAGACTTTTCATCTGGAAGTTCACCATAGTTCAAGTATTTAATGAAAGGTTCCCTCCAATCATCTTCAGCCACTGTTAGAACttcttttttgagttttttgttttctaacTCTTCATCAAAGCATGAACTCAAGACTCTCCTGTTTCAAATGGTGACTTGGATTTCCTCTTGATCTGGATCAGTTAACTCTTTTGCCAATTTGGCTAAGCAATCTGCTACTCCATTAACAGACCTGGAAACTTTCTCCAACTTAACATCAGGAATTTGCTTCAATAATTCAATAACTCTCTGATGATACTGAAGAAGCTCTTGCTTATAAGTCTTGAAACATTCTTcaatttgatttataataaGTTGTGAGTCATCATATATATGCAAACTTTGAATCCCCATCTTGATTGCTAGCTCCAATCCAGCAATAAGAGCTTCATATTGGGCCTCATTGTTAGTACATGGCTTCAGTAAGGAAAGAGAGTATCTTAGGACCCCACCCTCAGTAGAAATGAAGATGAGTCTAATGCCAGCTCTGATTTGAGGAATCTTGGGTCTAACAGCTGGTTAGATCGAAGAAGCCCCATCAAAGTACATCTTCCAacattatttttcctctttaatTGGCAAAGTCTCTTCATCATGGAGATCACATCTCaagtaggggtggacatgggccgggcagCCCATGGGTTGGCCCGAGcccagcccaaaaaatacaaggcctgggtttagaaagttggcccaaagagttgggttgggctcaaatgttttggcCCGATTAAATTTCGGGCTGGGTTTGGGTCAGATGAATTTTAACTCGACTCAACTCGGCCCGAcctgaataattaaataatatatacaataGGTTTGAAATAAGTCAAAATTAGGCAACTTTTTAGCCTttgatttatatagaatttattgataacatataatatattattgataatatttgttgataatattactacttatttatatagaatttgtttgaaccatttataatacttgtgttgtattttttttacttgtatgAAAAAATCTTAGGGGTTGTAGTAgcagttttatttagttatttcaactatttcaaaaaaaaattatttattttttgggttgggttgggttgggcctgggcctaatgacaatcaaatgggcCGGGTTTGGACCAAGACAATTTGGCCCGAACATGGTCTGACCCATGCCTAGCCCGAATATAtgagttgtatttttgagtCTAGCCCAGCCCAGACCCGACCCATCCCGGCCCATGTCTACCCCTAATCTCAAGAGAGATTCATCGGGGAAAGGATGCGCAACGAGAAAATATGCCAatgcttgacctttgattgctttttatGGAGTATAAGTTTaaccgacctactttgtgctaattactaaccgatgcaggtttgaccgacTTACTTTGTCCTAAGTATTGACAGGTACAGGTTTGAtcgtcctactttgtgctaattactgaccaGGGCAAGTTTGATCGACCTACTTTGTATAAATTACTGACTTGTACAtgtttgaccgtcctactttaTGCTAATTATTGACCGATGTaggtttgaccgacctactttgAACTAATTACTGACCAGCACAGTTTGACCGACCAACTTTGTGCTGATTACTGACCGATGCAGGTTTGaccatcctactttgtactaagtactgaccggtgcaggtttgaccttcctactttgtactaattaattaCCGATGCAAGTTTGGCcaacctactttgtactaattattgaCCGGTGCATGTTTGACctacctactttgtgctaattactaacTAGTGCAGGTTTGATCGatctactttgtgctaattactgaccgtTGCAGATTTGATCGACCTACTTTGTATAAATTACTAatcggtgcaggtttgaccgtccaACTTTGTAGTAATTACATACAAGTGCAAGTCTTACCATCCTAATTACTGACCAGTGCATGTTTGACcagtcctactttgtactaaatAATTCtcgtaataattttttacaagtGCAAGTTTGAccgttttatttttaatattcttcgggattcataattttttttaaaaataaaacattaatatatatatctcaactattattttttagttaaaaaattaattatataaaaaaaattgtttaaatctTAATGGCAGCATGAAACcgttaagaattttttttttaaaaaaagggataACCGGAGTTAGTTAATCTCccgttttctaatttttttttattaaaaaaataaaaaccaagaaaacgGGAGAACCTCTcctgttttttatattttaaaaaaaaattaaaaaggttgAAAACAGAAAAGTTTTCCATTTTCCCCAAAAAGCCCAACTTTCGTAGttacatattaaatattaaatatgtagaaatgtacaaataaaaaaaatatatataggacATTTTTCTATTTCCATCAATTACtaaataatagattttattaattGGATTCATGTACAACCCCAAATTTATAGTGGTATATAGAAAATATTTACGGCTGTTTTTCATTAGTATATATGCAGTGAAAATTTCTCTTTGCAAAACATGATATTTTAACctcaaaattgattttttaataaataaaatttaattgctAAATGAGTTTTGAggttaaaataattgattttttttttggcaaattttTATATACCCACAACAATGGATGGTTTGTGAGTTTATATACACTAAGGGTTGTTTGGTTTATAGAAGTGGGATGGAAGTGAGAAAGTAAGGAACCCCAGTTCGGTAAAAGTCTCACTTCTACATGGAAGTGTCACTTCCTGCTGTTTGGTTGCACACTAAAGTCATGCACTTCTGTCACACTTTTCATGTTTGGTTTATAGAAGTGAAAGCTTGGAACTCTCACTTCAAGACTTCCATGTGTTTAGCTGGTATGGAAGTAAGTATAAAATCACCACTTTCTCATAATGGTGTGGTTACCAACCCATAcctgaaaatttattaaaaataattttttatgtaaatttctaaattgtataaataatttgttttccatTGTAAATTTTACCAAAAACTACATTTGAATATGGTATTCAAATGCAGACAAATATCTAAGTGAACATCAACACATTGGAATCActcaaatttcataaatttttttataagacaTCCAGGTTTTAAAAAGCAACAACATAAGCACTAATAACTGAAAACACCACAAAACTCTGTGTTGAATTTGTAAACATACTCCAGTATTCAGCACATAAATAGTATTTTCCTATCagagaaacaaaaattttttaaaaaaaattcaaggaattgaatgggaaaaaaatatatgaaaagataACACTTTTGGCTATGGGTTTTTAGATTTGGGAAAAAAACTCACCTACGAAGAGAAGGTCGAGCTAACCGCACTCCAAATCTGTCCACCGCCGGATGAAAAGTTCAGTCAAAACCTGATGAACAGGAAAGAAAAACTTTTAACTCTTGCAAGAGCTCAAATACAGAAAAAGAAGATTTTAATGGTGGTTTAAAGGTAGATCTAACCCTTGAAAACCCATGAAAATATGGGAAGAAAAAGGCAGCAATCAGGAGACGACGACgcgattagggttttcgagtGGGGAGGGTTATCACAACAACGTATATTATAGAAGTGGGAGTTTGGTGTcactttaataaatattttaaaaaaattttaaaaaatcacaaaagtTGGATTTCGTAAATTTTTTCTCTGAAGTCAAAACCCAGAAGTAACGTTTTTTAGAAGTGGGACTTGCCACTTCTAATCTCACTACCACCAACCAAACTCATGGAAGTGTTCGGAATTGAGCCACTTCCATCACTTCTGGGCTCACTACCATGAATCAAACACAccctaaaattaaatatataaatgactaAAAATTCTCAATATATTTTCATCATGGTTATATaactttctaaattttttatttattttgtagttcttgtttttgaatttttctagtttttaatgTGGGCAATAATTTTCGTATTTAATAATACTTatcaagataaatattttatgtagcaaaaaatataaaaagaacttaaacaaatttaaaattttttatcaacACCTTTTAGTTTATTGGTTTAGTTCCCCCTTGACAAAACGTTCATTTTAAAGAGGACTCAAAATCTCTTGTATGAGTGTTGGTTTCGTTGAAGACCCAAGATCAATCCTCAAAAACTTATGTAAGATGACGAGGGACGGATGTTAGTTGAGTTTACTCCACACTTGTGCACATCCTGATATAAACTtatcatattttcaaaaatatatatatatatatatagaaaatttccaaattaaaaGGCCCAAAAAGGACACTGTCCGCGCGGGAGCAGAGCATCAGCGATTTGGTGTTCCTGAGAACTCCCGCGTTCGGTGCTCTTCGTCGGAAGGGGCGAAAAACTAGGGTTTCTCAAATCAATCCATTTGGGATCCAAGAAGACAAGCATGGCAGAAGAGCTTCTCGGCATCTCCAAATTCAAGCTCCACCTCCTCGCCTTCATCTCCGAAGCTCGAGATCTCAGAGTAAATCCCTACATCTCTCTCTCGCTTTCCTCCCTTTCTTTGCCATTTTCCCTTACCCTCTTTCCTCTCCAACAGGATAGTGAGCGTTGTGCTAGAGAAAAGCTCTTGCATTCCGCTCAGgtgccatctctttctctctctctctcgattcATTCCCATTGATTCATCTTTGGGTTCTGGATTTTGATCTTGTTTGGCTGgtgtttgtttggatttttagagagaaaagaaaattgaagctGAGTGCGCTCAGAAGGTGAAAGGATTGCAAATGGAGGTAGCCTCACGAGATGAAGTGATTTCTGAAGCTTGAATCCGAGGTTAGACCTTTTTCAACCTAACACTGCAtgataatttttcataaattttcctCTTAAAATCTTCTATTTTTGTATCCATTTTGTTAgtattagttttatattttaaagtttatatttttttaggctTTAAAATTGATTGATATGATTTAAATCCCTTGTTCTTGTTGGAGCAATATGCAAACCGTATTAACATGATTAAATGATCCCtttgttcttgttggtaatatatcattaccgcgaaccaaaccgATACTCtcagagcactgtagcacatATTGCCAACTTTTGTTGAATTGGTTTGAGTGTAATTTTGGGTTGGGTCTTGTTTTGGCATAGTTCTTCATTGGACCTAGATATAGTTCAACTCCAACAATTCTTAGTTCCATttctttaaaaacaatatattttataacaatcttcttcattcttttaaACAAATGTGTTTTACTATGATAATCTCTAACTTGAAATAATGTTCTTCACATGTCACTATATGTATGCgcacatatatacacatgtttccatttttcattaaattgCATCGTGGATGTTCTCAGGTATTTGGATACCTAACATCCATATTGATGTCTTATGTCTTATTAACACTGTTTTTGGTTACACAAACCTTGACTTCATTATTTAAATGTATGCAAGACTCTTCTTGAAGCGTATTCTAGCTTATTCTTATAAGCTTTCTACCTACAACTTCAAAAGTTAGTTATCCAGAAGCTCTCTTATTTTAGAAGTTCAAAAGCTAAATCATATGCTCATTTTGTTTATGCATTATCATCGTGCATTTAGTTTATATAAATTGAAGGACTATAACTAGATTTGTGTTTGCTTACTCTTTATAGGTGAAATTCCTTAAGACCGAGAGTGCATTGCTAGGAAAACGGGAAAATGAGCTAAAGGAGATGATAAATGATTTGCTTCAATCAAGAGACACCTTTTTAAGTGTCTATCAGGCtagtttatttcttaatttatttattattattattattattttgataaaagcGACAAGCGTTGCCCCACAAAAAGGTTATCAAAGAAACATATAGGTACAGTGATGCACCAGCTATGGTGACTTAACGACTCTCTAGGGATTTACTATATGAGGTGTGCTTATACACGGGGGAATGATGGCTTGTCACGTGTGCCCAAAATGATATATCAGTGACCATAACCCCACAATGGTAAATTCCCCTGCCTTGCAACTTAGATGGGTGGAGAATACCCTCTTCCCCCAGAAGGGACCTAATAAATAGTGGATGAACATTACTACTACAATACTTATACATTATATTTGTTCTGATTGGATCTTCATAGTGAGACATATTAAAATATACAGAGCTGAAAATTGATTTATGTGTTTTAAGACCAGtattgaatttattgatttagtGGTCAATTTTGCCATGTTCTGGAGCTACAAGTTAGAGACCTTTTACTTTAAGGATAAATTGTTCAAGAAGCAAGGATTTTTGCCCGTATGTGACTTGTTTACAAACTTGGGATGAACTGGTAGCACCTTAGGCCTGATATCATATAAGCGGTACTTGTTGTCAATGAAGTaaaattttactattgatgTTCCTTTGTATGTGTTATAACTCCTATTATGATTGTATAGACATTAATCCTTTAAAGATGTTGATTGACAAAGACTTCAAATGCGTCAAGGCAGTGCAAGTTGAGCCTTCACATGTTATTAAACTAGTTTATCACTTGAAGAAGCTCCTCTGCTGTCTTATGCAACTTTTGAGCAAACATGCTAGCCCTGGAGCTATAAATTCCAGCTAAAGCCcatttgatttatattatatttatatatatatgaatttaaatcctctatggacgtccatagataatAAATCTATGGACGTCCTGTTCATCAATGTAGCCGTTGGGATCCAACGGCATTCCAGCTAATACTGTTCATTATATTGTTCCAAACAGTAATTATTGTATATGTTATTGTAGTTACTACCGTTCATCAATGTTACCCGTTAGATTAAgatccaacggctgataatGGACGTTtatagatttcttatctatggaaGTCCATAGAGGATTGACCATCTCTCTATATGTATTATAtgcaataataattaataaggaAAAGACTATGTTCCCTAAGAAGTTACAAAAGTAATTTCCCTCTGacttttacatttatttgtaggtcttttctttttcaaaacttTCTCCATGGGTCTGTGGTGCTTCTTTTCACCTTTTCACTAAAATGTGATTTTGAAACTATTGCTTTGTCTATTTTTATGTGGGAGACATGTTGTCATGTCCCTATCTGAGGGTATAACAGCTttatcttcttttattctttagtTTCTCCTTgcgcttcttttccttctttcctAGATTTTTGTGTATCTCCTTTCTTGAAATTGgctgaaatttttattaaaaaattgattaagtgAAGTACTCAAGTTTTTGTACGTGAGTGTTTCTTTTTGGGTTTTTCTTACctaatcttaaattttttaaataggcTTTATAGTTGTGTTGCCATCACGTCAATTGCTTAGTCAGCACAAACCTATTGATTgggtgatgatatatatatatattctgattTTTTGAGCAACATGAAAATTGTTCTTTTTGTGGGATGCTCCGTGTGTGAAATGCTAAAACGCTAcacaaccttttttttattttaattttttaaaagggtTTTGGGCTGTTTGAGGTTTCAActctatttatattatatatatatatatttgtttaaacacCAACAATCATTTTTTTCTGGGGTCTTAGGTTGTTCAGCTTGTCATATGCCAAAGCAGAGGTTTGAACAAGATATGAGATTCTTGGGTCAAGCTTATTAATAGAAAAAGCTTGTCATTGTTGTTGGATGTTTCTTGGGATGattgatacttttttttttttttaatttgagggTTGTTTTGTGTTTGTCTTGGTTTTTTggagttaaaatttaaaaggataTAATAAGTTATTATATTGTACCCAAAATTACATTTAAACTCTAGTTAGAATCGTACGGTTAATCTTACGATTCATATCATTTTTCATTCTCGAATCTTATAAAAGAATCGAAATTGATCTAGAATCGTGAATGAATCGTTTGAATCTGTATCGAATCGGTCGAATTGAATCGAGAAGATCAACGATTCCTAGTTAATACaagttttgaattaataaaaaaaaatatcaaaggaaaaggaagaataaaaagagtaagaaacataggaggaaggagaaattttgttgttttatttcaaCATCCAAAGGCATTTTAtaccatctcttcatctttcttgacattcttctctttttccgatcaactattttaattattataaaagttttttaaattagtgattatttaattaatctttaaatttgttatccaaaaacaaattcaaagattaattaaaagataatgcttttttttttaattttaatatcaaattaatttgttatcttaaaactCTTGTTATGgaaataaatctttttaatttaaaaactaatctttaacataatttaatctttttgtgattattctattaatttttaaatctgaactatttttgaaataactaatgtcttttttaaatatatacatgtttgCTTAATACTTGAAAATGTCTTCTAAGCTCAAAATAGGATCTCAAATTAAGAAAATGTTTTCCAaactagtttatatttaattcatgacttagaatttttatttttttattttttatataatcatgttatatatatatatatatatgactttgaAATGTTGAACCGAATCTAACGATTAGATTCGATTTAGTTAAAGagggaaaaggaaaagaagggatatataataatatgatttatcaattataaccttattatcaaataaaaatgttaCTTATTCCTATTCAAGTGTATGCTCCATCAATATCTCGAGAGATGTTCATGCCTTGAGTAGGTAAGCGTtgtaaatattgaaattatataGGGTGCCAACAAAGTGGAAAGAGGTCAAGAAAAGATGTGACACTTTTGCTAGTGATGGGTTTTgtaattaattgaaattaagattattttccttgttttagaACCTCAAATGTCCGGCGAtctttttttagtgttttaggCTTTGTAACTGATTTTCATTTGTGTATTCGAACCATTGCGTCAAATTTTGGGCAAATCTTTACAGCTTTATGCTTTGTAGTTTAGAGTTGGTATACATGTTTTATACAAATCTCCTGCTTTATTGGTATTCGTTATTCCAAATCACTAGATTAATAAGGAAAATTTGTGGATGTGTATACTCCCTATAATATTCAATTGCTTCCTCGAAGGCTTTAAGCTGTTATCAAAAAACTAATGTGAATTGTGGTAACTGCCATACAACTTCTTGTGATcgtaattatgataatttaagCTTAATGAAGTTACGAAGTTATACCCatctttcttatttaaaaactatgcGCATGCCATAGTTGGatatttggaggaaataatCTGTCAAACTTATGATCTGGATGCAGGAATCTACCAGTGAATTGAGGCATACAATTGAAAAAAGAGACAAAATGCTTGCTGTTCTCTCGGAAAAGATTCAGGCACATATGCTTGTGCTTGATTCAATAAGGAAGGAAGCTGCTTCTGTCAAAGATGTTGTAGATAACATTAAGCAACTTGTTATTGAAAAGGAACAAGTAGGCATGTTTTCAATATCTCTACAGCTATGCTTACATCTATAGCCATGCTAAAGATAACAATTGCATCCGTGTGGTCGATCTTTTCTCTGACCTATTATGTTGTATGATTTGACATTGCTTCTACCTTT is drawn from Dioscorea cayenensis subsp. rotundata cultivar TDr96_F1 unplaced genomic scaffold, TDr96_F1_v2_PseudoChromosome.rev07_lg8_w22 25.fasta BLBR01000490.1, whole genome shotgun sequence and contains these coding sequences:
- the LOC120254554 gene encoding uncharacterized protein LOC120254554 isoform X1, yielding MINDLLQSRDTFLSVYQESTSELRHTIEKRDKMLAVLSEKIQAHMLVLDSIRKEAASVKDVVDNIKQLVIEKEQVATVLKLKMEKVSEFKKDFVDKIHFLENKLSEYKAGTS
- the LOC120254555 gene encoding uncharacterized protein LOC120254555; amino-acid sequence: MPRRIISDNERAFKSFKVGRFAQHHKIDWRYSLIYNARANGLAEVFNKTLSKLLKKAVSKSQRDWDKRLPEVLWAYWTTYRTPTQSTPYSLVFGIEVVLPLGVQIPSLRIALQNELTNEDKVRLHLDELDSLDEMRNRGSIES
- the LOC120254554 gene encoding uncharacterized protein LOC120254554 isoform X2, whose product is MESTSELRHTIEKRDKMLAVLSEKIQAHMLVLDSIRKEAASVKDVVDNIKQLVIEKEQVATVLKLKMEKVSEFKKDFVDKIHFLENKLSEYKAGTS